One region of Fibrobacter sp. genomic DNA includes:
- the rpsT gene encoding 30S ribosomal protein S20 gives MQRHKSVEKRARKNVVENQVNRQGRSRIKTAVNKVLHSKDKKSAQEALKNAVSVLDKSVKSGLIHINKAANKKSTLSRIVNKLEK, from the coding sequence ATGCAGCGACATAAGTCTGTAGAGAAGCGTGCCCGCAAAAACGTAGTAGAGAATCAGGTAAATCGTCAGGGACGGTCGCGTATTAAAACTGCTGTTAATAAAGTTTTACACTCCAAGGACAAGAAAAGCGCTCAGGAGGCCCTGAAAAATGCCGTTTCAGTTCTGGATAAAAGTGTCAAAAGCGGCCTGATTCATATAAATAAAGCAGCTAATAAGAAATCTACTCTTTCCAGAATAGTAAACAAACTGGAAAAATAG